One Nicotiana tomentosiformis chromosome 4, ASM39032v3, whole genome shotgun sequence genomic window carries:
- the LOC104094221 gene encoding phosphatidylinositol 4-kinase gamma 7-like isoform X2 codes for MAVAIFKSPLGGEYHGKSRTEGKPAGRRRVFVQTETGCVLGMELDRSDNAHTVKRRLQLALNYPIEESSLTFGDRVLKNDLSAVRNDSPLLLTRNFMHRSSSTPCLSPTGRDIQPRDQSGPIEILGNAGRFAKTKQIIKEIVKAIKTGVDPLPVHSGLGGAYYFRNSRGESVAIVKPTDEEPFAPNNPKGFVGKALGQPGLKRSVRVGETGFREVAAYLLDYDHFANVPATALVKITHSVFNVNDGVNGDKPHSKKQLVSKIASFQQFIPHDFDASDHGTSNFPVAAVHRIGILDIRIFNTDRHAGNLLVRKLDGIGRFGQVDLIPIDHGLCLPESLEDPYFEWIHWPQASIPFTDDELEYIQKLDPIRDSEMLRSELPMIREACLRVLVLSTIFLKEAAAYGLCLAEIGEMMSREFRSGEEGPSELEVVCLEARRLIAEREILLPKAEVDEEFQFDIDCEDAGCDYSPKLISQDFMNRNPFHFPIGGNGCFPLSKLDENIEEEESEEEEEKSFTSVPAPANNITTMSKLSMSLKYTSLGEKKLKFPKFSGTKPENGYMAGSSSGHRSANEQLPASVSFVKLADMNDCEWALFLEKFEELLYPAFAKRKSITLGQRQRQRLGTSCQF; via the coding sequence ATGGCTGTGGCAATCTTCAAGAGCCCACTTGGTGGGGAGTACCATGGAAAGAGTAGGACGGAAGGGAAACCGGCTGGGAGGAGACGTGTTTTTGTGCAAACTGAAACTGGTTGTGTACTGGGGATGGAATTAGACCGCAGTGACAATGCGCATACTGTGAAGAGAAGGTTGCAGCTTGCACTTAACTACCCAATTGAGGAGAGTTCTTTGACATTTGGTGATAGGGTGCTGAAGAATGATCTTAGTGCTGTCCGGAATGATTCCCCTCTACTGCTGACGAGGAACTTTATGCACAGAAGTTCATCAACTCCATGCCTTTCACCCACAGGGAGGGATATCCAACCAAGAGATCAAAGTGGTCCCATTGAAATACTGGGAAACGCAGGTCGGTTTGCCAAGACAAAGCAAATTATCAAAGAAATTGTGAAGGCAATAAAGACTGGTGTTGATCCACTCCCTGTCCATAGTGGACTTGGAGGGGCGTATTATTTTAGAAATAGCAGAGGTGAGAGTGTTGCTATTGTCAAGCCCACAGATGAAGAACCATTTGCGCCAAACAATCCGAAAGGATTTGTTGGCAAAGCTCTTGGGCAGCCAGGCTTAAAACGATCAGTCAGAGTTGGGGAAACAGGGTTTAGGGAGGTGGCTGCATATCTTCTTGACTATGATCATTTTGCCAATGTGCCAGCTACTGCATTGGTGAAAATTACTCACTCAGTCTTCAATGTCAACGATGGTGTAAATGGAGACAAGCCTCATAGCAAGAAGCAGCTTGTCAGCAAGATTGCGTCTTTTCAACAGTTCATTCCCCATGATTTTGATGCCAGTGACCATGGAACCTCAAACTTCCCTGTTGCTGCAGTGCATCGGATTGGGATATTAGACATTAGGATTTTTAACACAGATAGACATGCAGGAAATCTTTTAGTTAGGAAGCTTGATGGTATTGGAAGGTTTGGTCAAGTGGATCTCATCCCCATTGATCATGGTCTCTGTCTACCAGAGAGCTTAGAAGATCCGTATTTTGAGTGGATCCATTGGCCCCAGGCATCTATTCCTTTCACAGACGATGAACTTGAGTACATACAGAAACTTGATCCTATTCGGGACTCTGAGATGCTACGGAGTGAGCTCCCTATGATTCGTGAAGCTTGCCTTCGTGTCTTGGTCCTTTCCACCATTTTTCTCAAGGAAGCCGCTGCTTATGGTCTCTGCCTTGCTGAAATTGGTGAGATGATGAGCAGGGAATTCCGTAGTGGGGAGGAGGGACCAAGTGAGCTTGAAGTTGTTTGCTTGGAGGCAAGAAGGCTGATTGCTGAGAGGGAGATTCTTTTGCCAAAGGCTGAAGTGGATGAGGAGTTTCAATTTGACATAGATTGTGAAGATGCTGGATGTGACTATAGTCCCAAATTGATTTCTCAGGACTTCATGAACCGAAACccatttcattttccaattgGAGGAAATGGCTGCTTCCCACTCTCTAAACTAGATGAAAATATTGAGGAAGAGGAAAGcgaggaagaagaggaaaagagCTTTACATCTGTTCCTGCTCCAGCAAATAACATTACTACTATGTCAAAGCTTTCAATGTCTCTCAAGTATACCAGCTTAGGTGAGAAGAAActgaaatttccaaaattttcaggAACAAAACCAGAAAATGGCTATATGGCTGGTTCCTCCTCTGGACATAGGAGTGCAAATGAGCAGCTTCCTGCAAGTGTCAGCTTTGTGAAACTAGCAGATATGAATGACTGCGAGTGGGCATTGTTTCTAGAGAAGTTTGAAGAGCTGCTTTACCCAGCTTTTGCCAAGCGCAAGTCTATCACCCTTGGTCAGAGGCAGAGACAAAGGCTTGGGACTTCTTGCCAGTTTTGA
- the LOC104094221 gene encoding phosphatidylinositol 4-kinase gamma 7-like isoform X1 codes for MSRNTDSPVQTQMAVAIFKSPLGGEYHGKSRTEGKPAGRRRVFVQTETGCVLGMELDRSDNAHTVKRRLQLALNYPIEESSLTFGDRVLKNDLSAVRNDSPLLLTRNFMHRSSSTPCLSPTGRDIQPRDQSGPIEILGNAGRFAKTKQIIKEIVKAIKTGVDPLPVHSGLGGAYYFRNSRGESVAIVKPTDEEPFAPNNPKGFVGKALGQPGLKRSVRVGETGFREVAAYLLDYDHFANVPATALVKITHSVFNVNDGVNGDKPHSKKQLVSKIASFQQFIPHDFDASDHGTSNFPVAAVHRIGILDIRIFNTDRHAGNLLVRKLDGIGRFGQVDLIPIDHGLCLPESLEDPYFEWIHWPQASIPFTDDELEYIQKLDPIRDSEMLRSELPMIREACLRVLVLSTIFLKEAAAYGLCLAEIGEMMSREFRSGEEGPSELEVVCLEARRLIAEREILLPKAEVDEEFQFDIDCEDAGCDYSPKLISQDFMNRNPFHFPIGGNGCFPLSKLDENIEEEESEEEEEKSFTSVPAPANNITTMSKLSMSLKYTSLGEKKLKFPKFSGTKPENGYMAGSSSGHRSANEQLPASVSFVKLADMNDCEWALFLEKFEELLYPAFAKRKSITLGQRQRQRLGTSCQF; via the coding sequence ATGTCTCGTAACACGGATAGTCCTGTTCAGACCCAGATGGCTGTGGCAATCTTCAAGAGCCCACTTGGTGGGGAGTACCATGGAAAGAGTAGGACGGAAGGGAAACCGGCTGGGAGGAGACGTGTTTTTGTGCAAACTGAAACTGGTTGTGTACTGGGGATGGAATTAGACCGCAGTGACAATGCGCATACTGTGAAGAGAAGGTTGCAGCTTGCACTTAACTACCCAATTGAGGAGAGTTCTTTGACATTTGGTGATAGGGTGCTGAAGAATGATCTTAGTGCTGTCCGGAATGATTCCCCTCTACTGCTGACGAGGAACTTTATGCACAGAAGTTCATCAACTCCATGCCTTTCACCCACAGGGAGGGATATCCAACCAAGAGATCAAAGTGGTCCCATTGAAATACTGGGAAACGCAGGTCGGTTTGCCAAGACAAAGCAAATTATCAAAGAAATTGTGAAGGCAATAAAGACTGGTGTTGATCCACTCCCTGTCCATAGTGGACTTGGAGGGGCGTATTATTTTAGAAATAGCAGAGGTGAGAGTGTTGCTATTGTCAAGCCCACAGATGAAGAACCATTTGCGCCAAACAATCCGAAAGGATTTGTTGGCAAAGCTCTTGGGCAGCCAGGCTTAAAACGATCAGTCAGAGTTGGGGAAACAGGGTTTAGGGAGGTGGCTGCATATCTTCTTGACTATGATCATTTTGCCAATGTGCCAGCTACTGCATTGGTGAAAATTACTCACTCAGTCTTCAATGTCAACGATGGTGTAAATGGAGACAAGCCTCATAGCAAGAAGCAGCTTGTCAGCAAGATTGCGTCTTTTCAACAGTTCATTCCCCATGATTTTGATGCCAGTGACCATGGAACCTCAAACTTCCCTGTTGCTGCAGTGCATCGGATTGGGATATTAGACATTAGGATTTTTAACACAGATAGACATGCAGGAAATCTTTTAGTTAGGAAGCTTGATGGTATTGGAAGGTTTGGTCAAGTGGATCTCATCCCCATTGATCATGGTCTCTGTCTACCAGAGAGCTTAGAAGATCCGTATTTTGAGTGGATCCATTGGCCCCAGGCATCTATTCCTTTCACAGACGATGAACTTGAGTACATACAGAAACTTGATCCTATTCGGGACTCTGAGATGCTACGGAGTGAGCTCCCTATGATTCGTGAAGCTTGCCTTCGTGTCTTGGTCCTTTCCACCATTTTTCTCAAGGAAGCCGCTGCTTATGGTCTCTGCCTTGCTGAAATTGGTGAGATGATGAGCAGGGAATTCCGTAGTGGGGAGGAGGGACCAAGTGAGCTTGAAGTTGTTTGCTTGGAGGCAAGAAGGCTGATTGCTGAGAGGGAGATTCTTTTGCCAAAGGCTGAAGTGGATGAGGAGTTTCAATTTGACATAGATTGTGAAGATGCTGGATGTGACTATAGTCCCAAATTGATTTCTCAGGACTTCATGAACCGAAACccatttcattttccaattgGAGGAAATGGCTGCTTCCCACTCTCTAAACTAGATGAAAATATTGAGGAAGAGGAAAGcgaggaagaagaggaaaagagCTTTACATCTGTTCCTGCTCCAGCAAATAACATTACTACTATGTCAAAGCTTTCAATGTCTCTCAAGTATACCAGCTTAGGTGAGAAGAAActgaaatttccaaaattttcaggAACAAAACCAGAAAATGGCTATATGGCTGGTTCCTCCTCTGGACATAGGAGTGCAAATGAGCAGCTTCCTGCAAGTGTCAGCTTTGTGAAACTAGCAGATATGAATGACTGCGAGTGGGCATTGTTTCTAGAGAAGTTTGAAGAGCTGCTTTACCCAGCTTTTGCCAAGCGCAAGTCTATCACCCTTGGTCAGAGGCAGAGACAAAGGCTTGGGACTTCTTGCCAGTTTTGA